A single region of the Aeromicrobium chenweiae genome encodes:
- a CDS encoding TetR/AcrR family transcriptional regulator, producing the protein MRADARRNYDHVLAVARTVLTEQGADASLRDVARRADVGLGTLYRHFPTREALLEALLRTSFDKLAAEAAELELSSSPRPALVAWLRDCVAFTHEYRGVISPMVAAIEEPESALHASCVTMRAAGTRLLSRAQNAGVARSDIDGVDLFALIAALAWLNDQPSTAPRACHLMDVIADAILTGPVRDDDDVAPSPPPTGQSPRG; encoded by the coding sequence GTGCGAGCTGACGCGCGACGAAACTACGACCATGTCCTGGCGGTCGCCCGCACGGTGCTGACCGAGCAGGGTGCCGATGCGTCCCTGCGCGACGTCGCTCGCCGGGCGGACGTCGGTCTGGGAACGCTGTACCGGCACTTCCCGACCCGGGAGGCATTGCTGGAGGCGCTGCTTCGCACGAGCTTCGACAAGCTGGCCGCTGAGGCCGCGGAGCTGGAGCTCTCGAGCTCGCCGCGGCCGGCGCTCGTGGCGTGGCTTCGCGACTGCGTCGCGTTCACCCACGAGTACCGAGGGGTCATCTCGCCGATGGTGGCCGCCATCGAGGAGCCCGAGTCGGCGCTCCATGCCTCGTGCGTCACGATGCGTGCTGCCGGCACCCGTCTGCTGTCCCGGGCTCAGAACGCGGGGGTCGCCAGGTCGGACATCGACGGCGTGGATCTGTTCGCGCTGATCGCGGCCCTCGCGTGGCTCAACGACCAGCCGTCGACCGCGCCACGCGCTTGCCACCTGATGGATGTCATCGCCGACGCGATCCTCACGGGTCCCGTGCGCGACGATGACGACGTGGCGCCGAGCCCGCCGCCGACCGGCCAGTCGCCCCGCGGCTGA
- a CDS encoding MMPL family transporter: MSRFLSRVGAFSAGHRLIVAGAWSTLIAIFVVMTISGAKFSDSPFSIDGAESTTALATMDRAFPAAPGPETGELMLVIEAPDGASLEDPSQRALVEAAVAGAREQAGVTSASDPYDADRPFVSDDGSVAVSTLAVGIETDQAALEADLREASRALTYAGYTVEVGGLLEDGPPQIASITEIAGVVIAFVVLFLTFGSLRLAGANMLIALSGVIVGVVGILAWSSTGEGIQSTTLILAVMLGLAVGIDYALLILSRFRDELRLGSEVAPAIAKATGTAGTSVVVAGTTVVIALAGLAIVRIPFITEMGLGAALAVIVSVAMSLTVVPAVLKGLGRKALPRKERPVNGTVAPTPRVPVDQRAAVTGRPGLLRRWAVLVVHRPVLSIVGATVVVALLAVPTLSMETELDPPGGPDPASSQRAAYNTVSDAFGAGKQNPLVVLFEGTSAQEAAAAATAEINKLDEVVDVSPVQRSEVADVAFLAVTPEHGPTDARTADLVGSLRTSIDDVDGATVAVTGQTAVDVDVDAQLSSGLITYLICVVGLSLLLLTLVFRSIAVPVLATFGFLMSLAAGLGVTVAVFQWGWAGNVVSLDEARPLGSLAPLIIVGVLFGLAMDYQVFLVSRIHEAHRKGRHTRAAILEGFGQASPIVVSAAAIMAAVFAGFAFSGGDAMVASIGLALTVGVLVDAFIVRMVLVPATLQLLGESSWWMPRWMDRVLPDIDTEGSSLEHEELVEREDLDAAKA, from the coding sequence ATGTCGCGTTTCTTGTCCCGGGTCGGCGCCTTCAGCGCCGGCCATCGCCTGATCGTCGCCGGCGCGTGGTCCACGCTCATCGCGATCTTCGTCGTCATGACCATCAGCGGAGCGAAGTTCTCCGACTCGCCGTTCAGCATCGACGGTGCAGAGTCGACCACCGCGCTGGCCACCATGGACCGGGCCTTCCCGGCGGCACCCGGGCCGGAGACCGGGGAGCTGATGCTCGTGATCGAGGCGCCCGATGGTGCCTCCCTCGAGGACCCGTCTCAGCGCGCACTCGTCGAGGCGGCCGTCGCCGGAGCCCGTGAGCAGGCCGGGGTCACCTCCGCCTCGGACCCCTACGACGCGGACCGGCCGTTCGTGTCCGACGACGGGTCCGTCGCCGTCTCGACGCTCGCTGTCGGCATCGAGACCGACCAGGCTGCCCTCGAGGCCGACCTTCGCGAGGCATCACGGGCGCTGACCTACGCGGGATACACCGTTGAGGTCGGCGGGCTCCTGGAGGACGGACCGCCCCAGATCGCGAGCATCACCGAGATCGCGGGGGTCGTCATCGCCTTCGTCGTGCTGTTCTTGACCTTCGGCTCGCTCAGGCTTGCCGGTGCCAACATGCTGATCGCGTTGAGCGGCGTCATCGTCGGAGTGGTCGGGATCCTGGCGTGGTCGTCGACCGGTGAGGGCATCCAGTCCACCACCCTGATCCTGGCGGTGATGCTGGGCCTGGCGGTCGGCATCGACTACGCACTGCTGATCCTGTCCCGGTTCCGCGACGAGCTCCGCTTGGGCTCCGAGGTGGCCCCGGCGATCGCCAAGGCCACTGGCACTGCCGGTACCTCGGTCGTGGTCGCTGGAACCACCGTCGTCATCGCCTTGGCCGGGTTGGCCATCGTCCGCATCCCGTTCATCACCGAGATGGGCCTGGGGGCCGCGCTCGCGGTGATCGTGTCCGTGGCGATGTCGTTGACCGTCGTGCCCGCCGTCCTGAAGGGACTGGGACGCAAGGCCCTCCCCCGCAAGGAGCGTCCCGTCAACGGCACGGTCGCGCCGACGCCCCGGGTGCCGGTGGATCAGCGCGCTGCCGTGACCGGACGTCCGGGGCTCCTGCGCCGCTGGGCGGTGCTGGTCGTCCACCGTCCGGTCCTCAGCATCGTGGGTGCCACCGTCGTCGTGGCCCTGCTCGCCGTGCCGACCCTCTCGATGGAGACCGAGCTCGACCCGCCCGGCGGACCTGACCCAGCCAGCTCGCAGCGCGCGGCCTACAACACCGTCAGCGATGCCTTCGGAGCCGGCAAGCAGAACCCGCTCGTCGTCCTGTTCGAGGGGACCTCCGCGCAGGAGGCGGCGGCGGCCGCCACCGCGGAGATCAACAAGCTCGACGAAGTGGTCGACGTCAGTCCCGTCCAGCGCTCGGAGGTCGCCGACGTCGCCTTCTTGGCAGTCACTCCCGAGCACGGACCGACCGACGCCCGCACGGCCGACCTCGTCGGCTCCCTGCGCACGAGCATCGACGACGTGGACGGCGCGACCGTCGCGGTGACGGGCCAGACCGCCGTCGACGTCGACGTCGACGCGCAGCTCTCCTCAGGCCTGATCACCTACCTGATCTGCGTCGTCGGGCTCTCGCTGCTGCTGCTGACGCTGGTGTTCCGATCCATCGCAGTTCCCGTCCTCGCGACCTTCGGCTTCCTGATGTCGCTGGCGGCCGGCCTGGGCGTCACCGTCGCGGTCTTCCAATGGGGTTGGGCGGGCAACGTGGTGAGTCTCGACGAGGCCCGGCCACTGGGCAGCCTCGCACCGCTCATCATCGTTGGCGTGCTGTTCGGTCTTGCGATGGACTACCAGGTCTTCCTGGTCTCCCGCATCCACGAGGCGCATCGCAAGGGACGCCATACCCGCGCGGCGATCCTGGAGGGATTTGGCCAGGCATCACCCATCGTCGTCTCAGCGGCGGCGATCATGGCGGCGGTGTTCGCCGGCTTCGCATTCAGCGGCGGCGATGCGATGGTCGCATCGATCGGCCTGGCGCTCACCGTGGGCGTCCTCGTGGATGCCTTCATCGTCCGCATGGTCCTGGTGCCCGCCACCTTGCAGCTCCTGGGTGAGTCGAGCTGGTGGATGCCACGGTGGATGGACCGGGTGCTGCCCGACATCGACACCGAAGGATCGTCGCTGGAGCATGAGGAACTCGTCGAGCGCGAAGATCTCGACGCGGCGAAGGCGTAG
- a CDS encoding response regulator, with protein MNTIRVLIVDDQAMIRSGIRALLQTSDTVDVVGEAADGRRAVSMARALSPDVILMDLRMPILDGVGAITELRGNPATAATGILVLTTFDTDDNVIDALKAGANGFLGKSADYEELLSAVNRVAAGGSALSAMATDSVVGHLAATAAAPTRTHDPASEDDLRKLASLTTREREVVTLVARGFSNDAIAGHLFISPMTAKTHVNRAMSKMHVSDRAQLVVAALRAGVLDDH; from the coding sequence ATGAACACCATCCGCGTCCTCATCGTCGACGACCAGGCCATGATTCGGTCCGGTATCCGCGCGTTGCTGCAGACCAGCGACACGGTCGACGTCGTCGGCGAGGCCGCCGACGGTCGCCGCGCGGTCAGCATGGCCCGCGCCCTCTCACCGGACGTCATCCTGATGGACCTGCGGATGCCGATCCTGGACGGCGTCGGAGCCATCACGGAGCTGCGAGGGAACCCCGCCACGGCCGCGACGGGCATCCTCGTGCTGACCACCTTCGACACCGACGACAACGTCATCGACGCCTTGAAGGCCGGCGCCAACGGCTTCCTCGGCAAGTCAGCCGACTACGAGGAGCTGCTCTCCGCGGTCAACCGGGTCGCTGCCGGCGGTTCTGCCCTGTCTGCCATGGCGACCGACTCGGTCGTCGGCCACCTGGCTGCCACCGCCGCCGCTCCGACCCGGACGCACGACCCGGCCTCCGAGGACGATCTGCGCAAGCTCGCCTCGCTCACGACGCGTGAACGCGAGGTCGTGACGTTGGTGGCCCGCGGGTTCAGCAACGACGCGATCGCCGGGCACTTGTTCATCTCCCCCATGACCGCCAAGACCCACGTCAACCGGGCCATGAGCAAGATGCACGTCTCCGACCGGGCACAGCTCGTCGTGGCCGCCCTCCGGGCAGGCGTGCTCGACGACCACTGA
- a CDS encoding sensor histidine kinase, translating to MGTSRSTVLRDRWTLGGVVWVVIALLVGVVSTFVDGDVGSATSSILLAGGVVGLALAIRASSVSVLVAALLVAQELRDPAPWGTWAVAGGLLFLFALRRPRFDAVTAGLVVAGVAVGTAYSPLDDAGGGAFGLVALAAAAVGLGQWEQAQRRYVIAEVGRREQEAERRREEVARHVAEDRLRIARELHDSVAHHLAVVSVHTNVARANLHRSPPVAEQALNDVQDATQAVLAELGAVLGVLRGSAAEVAPSTSDARDLVDEVLTSFHGIGLRITTEGLKHLAALAPVAGSAAHRLFQEGLTNAQRYGDGSASVVVDEPSEGYVKISLRNRRGEATSMSGGVGLGLRGMQERIQQLGGTFRAGPDGDDFLVAAQLPATAPPPSSGPGT from the coding sequence ATGGGTACCTCCCGCTCGACGGTTCTGCGCGACCGCTGGACCCTCGGCGGCGTCGTCTGGGTCGTGATCGCCCTGCTGGTCGGGGTGGTGTCCACGTTCGTGGACGGCGACGTCGGGTCGGCGACCTCGTCGATCCTCCTGGCCGGCGGGGTCGTGGGCCTGGCCCTCGCGATCCGCGCGTCCAGCGTCTCGGTGCTGGTCGCGGCGCTGCTGGTCGCGCAGGAGCTGCGCGATCCCGCCCCCTGGGGCACCTGGGCCGTGGCCGGCGGGCTGCTGTTCCTGTTCGCCCTCCGCCGGCCCCGCTTCGACGCGGTGACCGCCGGGCTCGTCGTCGCAGGCGTCGCTGTGGGCACGGCCTACAGCCCGCTCGACGATGCCGGCGGCGGCGCGTTCGGGTTGGTGGCCCTGGCGGCCGCGGCCGTCGGCCTCGGTCAGTGGGAGCAGGCACAACGGCGGTACGTGATCGCCGAGGTGGGACGGCGCGAGCAGGAAGCCGAGCGCAGGCGCGAGGAGGTCGCCCGTCACGTGGCCGAGGACCGGTTGCGCATCGCCCGCGAGCTCCACGACAGCGTCGCGCACCATCTCGCGGTCGTCAGTGTCCACACCAACGTCGCCCGGGCGAACCTGCACCGGTCCCCGCCGGTCGCCGAGCAGGCCCTCAACGACGTGCAGGACGCGACCCAGGCGGTGCTCGCGGAGCTGGGGGCCGTCCTGGGCGTCCTGCGCGGATCGGCAGCAGAGGTCGCGCCGTCCACCTCGGACGCCCGGGATCTGGTCGACGAGGTGCTGACGAGCTTTCACGGCATCGGCCTGCGCATCACGACCGAGGGCCTGAAGCACCTTGCGGCGCTCGCGCCGGTCGCCGGATCGGCCGCGCACCGCCTGTTCCAGGAGGGACTCACCAACGCGCAACGGTATGGCGACGGCTCGGCCTCCGTCGTCGTCGACGAGCCGTCTGAGGGCTACGTCAAGATCTCGCTGCGCAACCGGCGCGGTGAGGCGACGTCGATGTCGGGTGGCGTCGGCCTCGGCCTGCGGGGCATGCAGGAGCGCATCCAGCAGCTGGGCGGGACCTTCCGTGCCGGGCCGGACGGTGACGACTTCCTCGTGGCGGCACAACTGCCCGCCACCGCTCCTCCCCCCTCGTCAGGACCAGGCACATGA
- a CDS encoding SDR family NAD(P)-dependent oxidoreductase, with the protein MELNGATALVTGTNRGLGHHLAVELLRRGAKVYATARRPELVDIPGAEVLHLDITDQKSVDAAAEAAGDVDVLINNAAFTAGGNLVTGDLEAIRMVMDSSYYGSLATIRAFAPILARNGGGAILNVLSATAWQTVNGNTSYAAAKSAQWGLTNGVRVELAGQGTLVSALVPALIATETLIEYTENAGLVLPASAMIDPAALARLALDGLAAGEIEILDDISKSAKATLSGDPVEFDLASFAAA; encoded by the coding sequence ATGGAACTGAACGGCGCCACAGCCCTCGTCACGGGCACCAACCGCGGCCTCGGCCACCACCTCGCCGTCGAGCTGCTGCGGCGCGGCGCGAAGGTCTACGCGACCGCCCGCCGCCCCGAGCTCGTCGACATCCCCGGGGCCGAGGTGCTGCACCTCGACATCACCGACCAGAAGTCGGTCGACGCCGCGGCGGAGGCCGCCGGCGACGTCGACGTCCTGATCAACAACGCCGCGTTCACCGCCGGCGGCAACCTCGTCACCGGCGACCTCGAGGCCATCCGGATGGTGATGGACTCGAGCTACTACGGCTCCCTCGCGACCATCCGGGCGTTCGCACCGATCCTCGCCCGCAACGGCGGGGGCGCCATCCTCAACGTGCTTTCCGCCACCGCATGGCAGACCGTCAACGGCAACACGTCGTACGCCGCCGCGAAGTCCGCCCAGTGGGGTCTGACCAACGGCGTCCGGGTGGAGCTCGCCGGTCAGGGCACCCTGGTGTCCGCCCTGGTACCGGCGCTCATCGCCACCGAGACCCTGATCGAGTACACGGAGAACGCCGGGCTGGTCCTGCCCGCCTCTGCGATGATCGACCCCGCAGCACTCGCTCGGCTGGCTCTGGACGGCCTTGCCGCCGGGGAGATCGAGATCCTTGACGACATCAGCAAGTCCGCCAAGGCAACGCTCTCCGGCGATCCGGTCGAGTTCGACCTCGCGTCCTTCGCGGCCGCCTGA
- a CDS encoding TetR/AcrR family transcriptional regulator — protein sequence MTPIRQLRADAARNRELLLAAAEDEFAERGLAASISDIARRAGVAKGTVFRHFATKEELVAAIVCEQLDALAEVARSQLSAPDPEVGLVEFLTVTAARQHERDLSFLQAVTQTDSAVTALRDELHALVEQLVGRARDAGVLRSDVTGTDVWVLMCAPIHAVGYVSDPAPDLWRRYLALIFDGLRPDGAHPLPAAPPTWP from the coding sequence ATGACCCCGATACGGCAGCTGCGCGCTGACGCGGCGCGCAACCGTGAGCTGCTCCTGGCCGCGGCCGAGGACGAGTTCGCCGAACGCGGGCTCGCGGCCTCGATCTCCGACATCGCCCGACGTGCGGGGGTGGCGAAGGGCACGGTGTTTCGCCACTTCGCAACCAAGGAGGAGCTCGTCGCGGCGATCGTGTGCGAGCAGCTCGACGCCCTCGCGGAGGTCGCCCGCAGCCAGCTGTCCGCGCCGGACCCGGAAGTGGGGCTCGTGGAGTTCCTGACCGTGACCGCCGCAAGGCAGCATGAGCGCGACCTGTCGTTTCTGCAGGCGGTCACGCAGACCGATTCCGCGGTGACTGCTCTTCGTGACGAGCTGCATGCCTTGGTGGAGCAGCTCGTCGGCCGGGCCCGTGACGCAGGCGTCCTGCGGTCCGACGTCACGGGGACGGATGTGTGGGTGCTGATGTGTGCGCCGATTCATGCGGTCGGGTACGTGTCCGACCCCGCGCCCGATCTGTGGCGCCGCTATCTCGCGCTGATCTTCGACGGCCTGCGCCCCGACGGGGCCCACCCGCTGCCGGCCGCTCCGCCGACCTGGCCCTGA
- a CDS encoding alpha/beta hydrolase, translating into MAEATTGTFTFSEDWFDAHGTRCAARVYRPSTDHAGRRPVVVMAHGFGAVRALRLYAYAERFAAAGFVVVVFDYRGFGDSEGEPRQLLSVRMQHQDWRAALRYARTLEGVDSQKVVAWGTSFAGGHVITIAGRGEPLAAIIAQVPHVSGPAAVRSTGLKAALKVAVPGVRDLVGSWLGRDPVLVDSVNVPGRVGMMTTPDAHPGMLTLIRESGLNDGDYPQTVAARIALSIGAYSPRRWAARVRCPALVQIVTQDAITPRPVAEAAAAKIQRSTVKIYEGGHFDPYVAPLFETVIADQLDFLTRHTAPTPA; encoded by the coding sequence ATGGCCGAAGCAACGACCGGCACGTTCACCTTCTCCGAGGACTGGTTCGACGCCCACGGCACCCGCTGCGCCGCCCGCGTCTACCGGCCGTCCACCGACCACGCGGGGCGGCGGCCCGTCGTGGTCATGGCGCACGGCTTCGGCGCAGTACGCGCCTTGCGGCTGTACGCCTACGCCGAACGGTTCGCCGCAGCCGGCTTCGTCGTGGTGGTGTTCGACTACCGGGGCTTCGGCGACAGCGAAGGTGAGCCACGTCAGCTGCTGAGTGTCCGGATGCAGCACCAGGACTGGCGTGCGGCCCTGCGCTACGCCCGCACCCTGGAAGGGGTGGACTCGCAGAAGGTCGTGGCCTGGGGAACGTCCTTCGCCGGCGGCCACGTCATCACCATCGCCGGCCGGGGTGAGCCACTGGCCGCGATCATCGCGCAGGTCCCGCACGTCAGCGGACCCGCCGCGGTCAGGTCGACCGGCCTGAAGGCGGCACTCAAGGTCGCGGTACCCGGCGTACGTGATCTGGTGGGTTCGTGGCTGGGCCGCGACCCCGTGCTCGTCGACAGTGTCAACGTGCCCGGACGTGTCGGGATGATGACGACGCCGGATGCACACCCGGGCATGCTCACGCTGATCCGCGAGTCGGGCCTGAACGACGGCGACTACCCACAGACGGTGGCGGCCCGGATCGCACTGAGCATCGGCGCATACTCGCCCCGGCGGTGGGCCGCCCGCGTCCGATGCCCCGCCCTGGTCCAGATCGTCACCCAGGACGCCATCACCCCCCGGCCTGTCGCAGAGGCAGCCGCGGCCAAGATCCAGCGCTCCACGGTGAAGATCTACGAAGGCGGCCACTTCGACCCCTACGTCGCCCCGCTGTTCGAGACCGTCATCGCGGACCAGCTCGACTTCCTGACCCGCCACACCGCCCCGACCCCAGCCTGA
- a CDS encoding TetR/AcrR family transcriptional regulator: MPRNRRPRDREEKSAEIVAAAATLFTDVGFEKTSLVSVAKVAGVTTNTIYWYFESKEALLVAVLDHLLAEALHGVDEQAETPLVDRLLWVVGRLDERAKLVTTVHALATTSPVVEAWHDGFHAVTNEILADGLRQSGIPEEQVVPMTRLGVFAIEGLLMHPLPEAEQRAVLRLALDGPR, encoded by the coding sequence ATGCCTCGGAACCGACGACCCCGCGATCGCGAGGAGAAATCGGCCGAGATCGTCGCCGCGGCGGCCACCTTGTTCACCGACGTCGGCTTCGAGAAGACCTCACTCGTCAGCGTCGCGAAGGTTGCCGGCGTCACGACCAACACGATCTATTGGTACTTCGAGAGCAAGGAAGCGTTGCTGGTCGCTGTCCTCGACCACCTGCTCGCCGAGGCGCTGCACGGTGTCGACGAGCAAGCCGAGACACCGTTGGTCGACCGCCTCCTGTGGGTGGTCGGCCGTCTCGACGAGCGGGCCAAGCTGGTCACGACGGTCCACGCGCTGGCCACCACCTCGCCAGTCGTCGAGGCGTGGCACGACGGCTTCCATGCCGTCACGAACGAGATCCTGGCTGACGGTCTCAGGCAGTCGGGCATCCCCGAGGAGCAGGTCGTCCCGATGACACGACTGGGAGTCTTCGCGATCGAGGGTCTCCTGATGCACCCTCTTCCGGAGGCGGAGCAGCGTGCGGTCCTTCGCCTGGCCCTGGACGGGCCGCGTTGA
- a CDS encoding Rid family hydrolase: MMQPTPYHHVAVGTGSRHVHVSGQIARLADGTPVAPGNLADQVSQALRNTAIGLAGAGAGFADVLRLTFYVTHWTPDRMGELMAGIEHVAAEIGLPLPMPPSSLIGVEILFEPDVLVEVEATAILD, from the coding sequence ATGATGCAGCCCACCCCGTACCACCACGTCGCAGTTGGCACCGGCAGCCGCCACGTCCACGTGAGCGGGCAGATCGCACGGCTCGCCGACGGGACGCCGGTTGCCCCCGGCAACCTCGCCGACCAGGTGTCCCAGGCGCTGCGGAACACCGCCATCGGCCTGGCCGGCGCCGGTGCCGGCTTCGCGGACGTGCTGCGGCTGACCTTCTACGTCACGCACTGGACCCCGGACCGGATGGGTGAGCTCATGGCCGGTATCGAGCACGTCGCCGCGGAGATCGGGCTTCCTCTGCCGATGCCTCCGTCCTCGCTCATCGGCGTCGAGATCCTGTTCGAGCCTGATGTCCTCGTCGAGGTCGAGGCGACCGCGATCCTGGACTGA
- a CDS encoding winged helix-turn-helix transcriptional regulator, which produces MTVIEISKRWSVGRELCERPCRFNELRRAIPAVTQKSLSATLRRLERNGIVEREVLGSRPVAVEYRITALGKTMREPVDVLLARAAAQMPQIEQARARYDAQ; this is translated from the coding sequence GTGACGGTCATCGAGATCTCCAAGCGGTGGTCGGTAGGTCGCGAGCTGTGCGAGCGGCCGTGCAGGTTCAACGAGCTGCGGCGCGCGATCCCCGCCGTGACCCAGAAGTCGCTCAGCGCGACGCTGCGACGGCTCGAGCGCAACGGCATCGTCGAGCGAGAGGTCCTCGGGTCGCGACCAGTCGCCGTCGAGTACCGAATCACCGCCCTGGGCAAGACGATGCGCGAACCTGTCGACGTGCTGCTCGCCCGGGCGGCAGCGCAGATGCCCCAGATCGAGCAGGCCCGAGCACGCTACGACGCGCAGTAG
- a CDS encoding helix-turn-helix transcriptional regulator — translation MTTATLGAFLKACRDRTQVADVGISSYGQRRVPGLRREEVSMVAGVSVDYYTRLEQGRERHPSPSVLDALARVFGWSDDERAHAFRLAGTAIPPRVSRSCDVVDPELLQLLDDWPMNPAIVVNRTLDVLACNAIARVLLIGLEPSENLVERIFLDIGTRSLYPDWRDVAEATVATLRMAEGFAPQDARLLELVGDLRAASPEFTAMWSGGRVRGKTGEAKRFRHPQVGIVELTYQTFDVRSAPSQQLIVYRAAADTPSAESLKLLGSLAASLA, via the coding sequence ATGACGACAGCGACGCTCGGGGCGTTCTTGAAGGCGTGCCGCGACAGGACGCAGGTGGCGGACGTCGGCATCAGCTCCTACGGGCAGCGCCGCGTCCCGGGGCTGCGCCGCGAGGAGGTGTCGATGGTCGCCGGCGTGAGCGTCGACTACTACACGCGTCTGGAGCAGGGACGCGAGCGGCACCCGTCGCCGTCCGTCCTGGATGCGCTGGCCCGCGTGTTCGGCTGGTCCGACGACGAACGCGCGCACGCGTTCCGGCTGGCGGGCACCGCCATTCCGCCACGCGTGTCGAGGTCGTGCGACGTGGTCGACCCAGAACTGCTCCAGCTCCTGGACGACTGGCCGATGAATCCCGCGATCGTCGTCAACCGGACACTGGACGTGCTCGCCTGCAATGCGATCGCGAGGGTCCTGCTCATCGGCCTCGAGCCGTCGGAGAACCTGGTCGAGCGGATCTTCCTCGACATCGGCACACGGAGCCTGTATCCCGACTGGCGCGACGTGGCTGAAGCAACGGTGGCGACTCTCCGGATGGCGGAAGGCTTCGCACCGCAGGACGCTCGGCTTCTCGAGCTCGTCGGTGACCTTCGTGCTGCGAGCCCTGAGTTCACAGCGATGTGGTCGGGCGGGCGGGTGCGCGGGAAGACCGGGGAGGCCAAACGTTTCCGGCACCCGCAGGTGGGGATCGTCGAGCTGACCTACCAAACGTTCGACGTGCGGAGCGCGCCGTCCCAGCAGCTCATCGTCTACCGCGCCGCCGCGGACACCCCCAGCGCCGAGTCGTTGAAGCTGCTCGGGTCCCTGGCGGCGTCACTCGCGTGA
- a CDS encoding Atu4866 domain-containing protein has product MTRPDARPDVVGMWVTADGHIRQELLPDGRYDEARGDRQSAYTGSYTVTGTHIDYVDDSGFTATGDVRDGVLYHEHLVLHRQ; this is encoded by the coding sequence GTGACCCGGCCCGATGCACGGCCCGACGTCGTCGGCATGTGGGTCACCGCCGACGGGCACATCCGCCAGGAGCTGCTGCCGGACGGCCGCTACGACGAGGCCCGCGGTGACCGCCAGAGCGCCTACACCGGCAGCTACACCGTCACCGGCACGCACATCGACTACGTCGACGACAGCGGGTTCACGGCCACCGGCGATGTGAGGGACGGAGTCCTGTATCACGAGCATCTCGTCCTCCATCGACAGTAG